One Sanguibacter sp. HDW7 DNA window includes the following coding sequences:
- the panD gene encoding aspartate 1-decarboxylase produces MNTTPPASLQRPMMIAKIHRATVTQADLHYVGSITVDADLLRAADLVAGQKVDVVDVTNGSRLSTYVIPGEPGSGQICINGAAAHLVHPGDVVILIAYGIMSDADARTYMPHVVFVDAANRIVDVNEEPGLVPDGYGLEASGLPIAAFQGHGAGPQDAAELA; encoded by the coding sequence ATGAACACCACACCTCCCGCGTCGCTCCAGCGCCCCATGATGATCGCGAAGATCCACCGGGCCACGGTCACGCAGGCGGACCTCCACTACGTCGGCTCGATCACCGTCGACGCGGACCTCCTGCGCGCGGCGGACCTCGTCGCGGGGCAGAAGGTCGACGTCGTCGACGTGACGAACGGCTCTCGCCTGTCGACGTACGTCATCCCCGGCGAGCCCGGCTCGGGCCAGATCTGCATCAACGGTGCGGCCGCCCACCTCGTGCACCCCGGTGACGTCGTCATCCTCATCGCCTACGGGATCATGAGCGACGCCGACGCCCGCACGTACATGCCGCACGTCGTCTTCGTGGACGCTGCCAACAGGATCGTCGACGTCAACGAGGAGCCGGGTCTCGTGCCCGACGGCTACGGCCTCGAGGCGTCGGGCCTGCCCATCGCAGCCTTCCAGGGGCACGGCGCCGGCCCGCAGGACGCGGCGGAACTCGCGTGA
- a CDS encoding L-aspartate oxidase: MDPALTSAAASVAVESTRPVLARRLTAPEPGWTAHADVVVVGSGIAGLTAALELRRRLGPEGRLMLVTKGELSSGSTVWAQGGIAAALAPTDSPDAHLEDTLVAGVGVCDRAAVEVLVTEGPDRVRELVGLGAHFDLAADGDIALTREGGHHADRIAHAGGDATGAEISRALIVQLEAVRNDPGIEIVEHALVLDLLQGPTTLDDEGHEVPGAVAGVTLHVIGEGRRDGVGAVLAPAVILATGGIGQVYRSSTNPVQATGDGDALALRAGATLGDVEFVQFHPTVLWAGSGVRGQLTLVSEAVRGEGALLVDIDGVRFMPDVHPMAELAPRDVVARAIVERLRLTESNHVYLDARHLGADFLRERFPTITERLLEHGIDWTTDLVPVAPAHHYHSGGVVTDLHGRSTVPGLYAAGEVACTGVHGANRLASNSLLEGLVFAYRAAVDVAARLTSGELVRIEPVAHEGRTALVAAAMRSRVQRAAATGPGVLRSREGLLASLERLASVPTNGGPRPAGVVDAHPQVAEWETTNIHQIATVLAVTALEREESRGGHVRTDFPERDDAWLLRIEVRLAADGSLEILHRAHTSAER; this comes from the coding sequence ATCGACCCGGCGCTCACGAGCGCCGCCGCGAGCGTCGCGGTCGAGAGCACGCGCCCCGTCCTCGCGCGGCGCCTCACGGCCCCCGAGCCGGGCTGGACCGCGCACGCGGACGTCGTCGTCGTCGGCTCGGGCATCGCGGGCCTCACGGCAGCTCTCGAGCTGCGCCGGCGCCTGGGCCCCGAGGGCCGGCTCATGCTCGTGACGAAGGGCGAGCTCTCCTCGGGCTCGACCGTGTGGGCGCAGGGCGGCATCGCGGCGGCGCTCGCGCCGACCGACTCCCCGGACGCGCACCTCGAGGACACGCTCGTCGCAGGCGTCGGCGTGTGCGACCGTGCGGCGGTCGAGGTCCTCGTCACCGAGGGCCCGGACCGTGTGCGCGAGCTCGTCGGCCTCGGCGCGCACTTCGACCTCGCGGCCGACGGCGACATCGCGCTCACGCGCGAGGGCGGCCACCACGCGGACCGCATCGCGCACGCGGGCGGCGACGCGACGGGTGCCGAGATCTCGCGCGCGCTCATCGTGCAGCTCGAGGCCGTGCGCAACGACCCGGGCATCGAGATCGTCGAGCACGCGCTCGTCCTCGACCTGCTCCAGGGCCCCACGACGCTCGACGACGAGGGCCACGAGGTCCCCGGCGCGGTTGCGGGCGTGACGCTCCACGTCATCGGCGAGGGGCGTCGCGACGGCGTCGGCGCGGTGCTCGCGCCCGCGGTCATCCTCGCGACGGGCGGCATCGGCCAGGTGTACCGGTCGTCGACCAACCCGGTGCAGGCGACGGGTGACGGCGACGCGCTCGCGCTGCGCGCCGGGGCGACGCTCGGCGACGTCGAGTTCGTCCAGTTCCACCCGACGGTCCTGTGGGCCGGCTCGGGCGTGCGCGGCCAGCTCACGCTCGTCTCCGAGGCCGTGCGCGGCGAGGGTGCGCTGCTCGTCGACATCGACGGAGTGCGCTTCATGCCCGACGTCCACCCCATGGCGGAGCTCGCGCCGCGCGACGTCGTCGCGCGCGCGATCGTCGAGCGGCTGCGTCTCACCGAGTCCAACCACGTCTACCTCGACGCGCGCCACCTCGGTGCGGACTTCCTGCGCGAGCGGTTCCCGACGATCACCGAACGGCTCCTCGAGCACGGCATCGACTGGACGACGGACCTCGTGCCCGTCGCACCGGCGCACCACTACCACTCGGGCGGTGTCGTCACGGACCTCCACGGGCGCTCGACGGTCCCGGGGCTCTACGCCGCGGGCGAGGTCGCGTGCACGGGGGTCCACGGTGCCAACCGGCTCGCGTCGAACTCGCTGCTCGAGGGCCTCGTCTTCGCGTACCGTGCGGCGGTCGACGTCGCCGCGCGCCTCACGTCGGGCGAGCTCGTGCGGATCGAGCCCGTCGCGCACGAGGGTCGGACGGCGCTCGTCGCGGCCGCGATGCGTTCGCGCGTGCAGCGCGCTGCGGCGACCGGTCCGGGCGTGCTGCGCTCGCGCGAGGGTCTGCTCGCGTCGCTCGAGCGTCTCGCGTCGGTGCCGACGAACGGCGGGCCTCGGCCCGCGGGAGTCGTCGACGCGCACCCGCAGGTCGCCGAGTGGGAGACGACGAACATCCACCAGATCGCGACCGTCCTTGCTGTGACGGCGCTCGAGCGCGAGGAGTCCCGCGGGGGTCACGTCCGCACGGACTTCCCCGAGCGGGACGACGCGTGGCTCCTGCGCATCGAGGTGCGGCTCGCGGCCGACGGCTCGCTCGAGATCCTCCACCGTGCCCACACCTCCGCGGAGCGTTGA
- a CDS encoding PH domain-containing protein, translating into MHDENTWLRPRPRQVRARCETALWALGTPLALSAGVALLWTRWAWIAAAVFGLWLVGMLATARAHVRGLAWRAEDDAFVTRSGWLARRVRSVPWSRVRSVELGEGIIDSRLGLATVTVKVPGGSTVVQGLTPAEAAELRDVLLARSGAELVVQEVPGTSGVATPLAAEPLTDVDIDEEPAAATVVVPQLPDSPDSPDAPVVPVGASAPVPADRDDAAARPATEPDPSLPWFRAHPLSHVAESFTLVLGLAGFGAYVLLREAEDAGGILAWVGRAVTDPRWAGLGLTLVALAVLWIEVSRRRTWWALDGDELHSRYTGKVRTHTTVRLARIDGVDLSVSLGARVVGLAQLTVRVADGDDQMVVGLLRRADAEALRERLLARGEAVQAAVVQDAAVLDAAALDAAALDAAVQDAAVVQNAVGHDGVALAPHARDTATQDPDGADAPEPSPDPDPPAPGEPRRRVSERALLVRTDRRTVVRAFLLRDPVAPALVVALACTVVALLVPSLREGLFLAAGALAFAGRRVWQAVESGSGRTVERVGEDLHVASGLATRTEKTVRAGRVHAVRIGTRPQWWGGDLWAVKVLTGSDDDPDEEDDDELSGALLPAGDAASALRVAQAALPALARVDRRLLADLWPGGRGVVHPDPAVDGAPVSVLRVPDRAWWLAPLTWRVRTAALAADGLLVRAGRLAPQVTFVPLHRVQAVAVEQGPLLRRAGVVTVAVHLVDGPLAVDVGPLDPAAARHLADVLEDAARRDLRVRAMSEAGGTLCA; encoded by the coding sequence GTGCACGACGAGAACACCTGGCTGAGGCCACGTCCCCGGCAGGTGCGGGCGCGGTGCGAGACCGCGCTGTGGGCGCTCGGCACCCCGCTTGCGCTGAGCGCGGGCGTCGCGCTCCTCTGGACGCGCTGGGCGTGGATCGCCGCTGCGGTCTTCGGTCTGTGGCTCGTGGGGATGCTCGCGACGGCGCGCGCCCACGTGCGCGGGCTCGCGTGGCGGGCCGAGGACGACGCGTTCGTCACGCGGTCGGGATGGCTCGCGCGCCGGGTGCGGAGCGTGCCGTGGTCGCGCGTGCGGTCCGTCGAGCTCGGTGAGGGAATCATCGACAGCCGGCTCGGGCTCGCGACCGTGACGGTCAAGGTGCCGGGTGGGTCGACGGTCGTCCAGGGGCTCACGCCCGCGGAGGCCGCAGAGCTGCGTGACGTGCTGCTCGCACGGTCGGGGGCGGAGCTCGTCGTCCAGGAGGTCCCCGGGACCTCGGGCGTCGCGACACCTCTTGCGGCTGAGCCCCTGACCGACGTGGACATCGACGAGGAGCCCGCTGCGGCGACCGTCGTCGTCCCTCAGCTTCCTGACTCTCCCGACTCTCCCGACGCTCCTGTCGTGCCGGTCGGCGCCTCGGCTCCCGTCCCCGCAGACAGGGACGACGCGGCGGCGCGACCCGCGACCGAGCCCGACCCGTCGCTGCCCTGGTTCCGCGCGCACCCGCTGAGCCACGTCGCGGAGTCCTTCACGCTCGTCCTCGGCCTCGCCGGCTTCGGCGCGTACGTCCTCCTGCGCGAGGCCGAGGACGCCGGCGGCATCCTCGCCTGGGTGGGCCGTGCGGTGACGGATCCGCGGTGGGCAGGCCTCGGGCTCACGCTCGTCGCGCTCGCGGTCCTGTGGATCGAGGTGAGCCGCCGCCGGACGTGGTGGGCGCTCGACGGCGACGAGCTCCACAGCCGGTACACCGGCAAGGTGCGCACGCACACGACGGTGCGGCTCGCGCGCATCGACGGGGTCGACCTCTCGGTCTCCCTCGGGGCCCGCGTCGTCGGGCTCGCACAGCTCACGGTGCGCGTCGCCGACGGCGACGACCAGATGGTCGTCGGGCTGCTGCGGCGTGCGGACGCGGAAGCGTTGCGGGAACGGCTGCTCGCTCGCGGCGAGGCGGTGCAGGCCGCAGTCGTGCAGGACGCAGCGGTGCTGGACGCAGCGGCGCTGGACGCAGCGGCGCTGGACGCGGCGGTGCAGGATGCGGCGGTGGTGCAGAACGCCGTAGGGCACGACGGCGTCGCCCTCGCGCCGCACGCCCGGGACACGGCGACGCAGGACCCCGACGGCGCCGACGCGCCGGAGCCCTCACCCGACCCCGACCCGCCTGCGCCGGGCGAGCCCCGCAGGCGCGTCTCCGAGCGTGCCCTGCTCGTGCGGACGGACCGGCGCACGGTCGTGCGGGCGTTCCTCCTGCGTGATCCCGTCGCCCCAGCGCTCGTCGTCGCGCTCGCCTGCACCGTCGTCGCACTCCTGGTGCCCTCGTTGCGCGAGGGCCTCTTCCTCGCCGCCGGTGCGCTCGCGTTCGCGGGCCGCCGCGTATGGCAGGCCGTCGAGAGCGGCTCGGGCCGGACGGTCGAGCGCGTGGGGGAGGATCTCCACGTCGCGTCCGGGCTCGCGACGCGCACGGAGAAGACCGTGCGGGCGGGTCGCGTGCACGCCGTGCGGATCGGCACGCGCCCGCAGTGGTGGGGCGGTGACCTGTGGGCGGTCAAGGTGCTCACGGGATCGGACGACGACCCGGACGAGGAGGACGACGACGAGCTCTCGGGCGCTCTCCTGCCCGCGGGCGACGCCGCCTCCGCGCTGCGGGTCGCCCAGGCGGCGCTGCCCGCCCTCGCGCGCGTCGACCGTCGCCTGCTCGCGGACCTCTGGCCGGGCGGGCGCGGCGTCGTCCACCCCGATCCCGCGGTCGACGGTGCACCCGTGAGCGTCCTGCGCGTGCCGGACCGCGCGTGGTGGCTCGCGCCCCTCACGTGGCGGGTGCGTACGGCGGCGCTCGCGGCCGACGGGCTGCTCGTGCGCGCGGGCCGGCTCGCCCCTCAGGTGACGTTCGTGCCGCTGCACCGCGTCCAGGCAGTCGCGGTCGAGCAGGGGCCGCTCCTGCGCCGGGCGGGGGTCGTCACCGTCGCGGTCCATCTCGTCGACGGGCCGCTCGCGGTCGACGTCGGTCCGCTCGATCCTGCGGCGGCCCGGCACCTCGCGGACGTGCTGGAGGACGCGGCCCGCCGGGACCTCCGGGTGCGCGCGATGTCGGAGGCTGGTGGGACACTGTGCGCATGA
- a CDS encoding Rossmann-like and DUF2520 domain-containing protein, whose translation MSPARPGRLTVGVVGAGRVGAVLGAALRALEHDVVAVSAVSEASLERAATLLPGVPVREVPDVVRAAQLVLLTVPDDALGDLVAGLAAVGAWLPGQLVVHTSGRYGTQILAPAAAAGAITLAIHPAMTFTGTSLDLARLDGTAFAVTSGPTVQAIGQALVMELGGEPVVLPEERRGLYHAALAHASNHLVVLVSQAAQALGAAGVEQPGAVLGPLLRAALDGALRAADVADSSQPPSAADPGAMSALTGPVVRGDVGTVREHLDVLAGLAAEEDALDVLDSYRALARAAAARSVRTGRLAEGPAREIMDVLAQDHPEEP comes from the coding sequence ATGAGCCCTGCCCGCCCCGGGCGGCTCACGGTCGGCGTCGTCGGCGCCGGCCGCGTCGGCGCGGTGCTCGGCGCTGCGCTGCGCGCGCTCGAGCACGACGTCGTCGCCGTCTCGGCGGTCTCCGAGGCCTCGCTCGAACGTGCTGCGACGCTCCTGCCGGGAGTGCCCGTGCGTGAGGTCCCTGACGTCGTGCGTGCGGCCCAGCTCGTGCTGCTCACGGTCCCGGACGATGCGCTCGGCGACCTCGTCGCGGGCCTCGCTGCCGTCGGCGCCTGGCTGCCGGGCCAGCTCGTCGTCCACACGTCGGGCCGCTACGGGACGCAGATCCTCGCGCCCGCCGCGGCCGCGGGCGCGATCACGCTCGCGATCCACCCGGCCATGACGTTCACGGGCACGTCGCTCGACCTCGCCCGGCTCGACGGCACGGCGTTCGCCGTGACGAGCGGCCCGACGGTCCAGGCGATCGGCCAGGCGCTCGTCATGGAGCTCGGCGGCGAACCCGTGGTCCTGCCCGAGGAGCGTCGCGGGCTCTACCACGCGGCCCTCGCTCACGCGTCGAACCACCTCGTCGTCCTCGTCTCGCAGGCCGCGCAGGCTCTCGGCGCGGCGGGCGTCGAGCAGCCGGGCGCGGTGCTCGGACCGCTCCTGCGTGCCGCGCTCGACGGTGCGCTGCGCGCGGCCGACGTGGCGGACTCCTCGCAGCCGCCGTCGGCCGCAGACCCGGGCGCGATGTCCGCCCTCACGGGTCCCGTCGTCCGCGGCGACGTCGGGACGGTGCGCGAGCACCTCGACGTGCTCGCGGGGCTCGCCGCGGAGGAGGACGCGCTCGACGTCCTCGACTCCTACCGCGCCCTCGCGCGTGCGGCCGCCGCACGCTCCGTGCGCACCGGCCGCCTCGCGGAGGGCCCTGCGCGCGAGATCATGGACGTGCTCGCCCAGGACCACCCGGAGGAACCATGA
- a CDS encoding PH domain-containing protein: protein MTPEPSPFDLPGVTWQSVSPRLVPARQIAVGLFLVVPLAVGVVLALVVHPAFWALAGVVAALWLWIAIVIVRQVRAIGYVEREDDLLIRKGVMFRNLVVVPYGRMQYVEETQGPLARMFGIKSLQLHTASASTDASIDGLDPAEAARLRDRLASRGEARLAGL from the coding sequence ATGACACCCGAGCCCAGCCCGTTCGACCTGCCCGGCGTCACGTGGCAGAGCGTCTCGCCCCGCCTCGTGCCCGCACGCCAGATCGCGGTGGGCCTCTTCCTCGTCGTCCCGCTCGCCGTCGGCGTCGTCCTCGCACTGGTCGTCCACCCGGCGTTCTGGGCGCTCGCGGGCGTCGTCGCCGCGCTCTGGCTGTGGATCGCGATCGTCATCGTGCGGCAGGTGCGCGCGATCGGCTACGTCGAGCGCGAGGACGACCTGCTCATCCGCAAGGGCGTGATGTTCCGCAACCTCGTCGTCGTGCCGTACGGCCGCATGCAGTACGTCGAGGAGACGCAGGGTCCGCTCGCGCGCATGTTCGGCATCAAGTCGCTCCAGCTCCACACCGCCTCGGCCTCGACGGACGCGTCGATCGACGGCCTCGACCCGGCCGAGGCAGCGCGCCTGCGCGACCGGCTCGCCTCGCGCGGCGAGGCGCGGCTGGCCGGGCTGTGA
- the folK gene encoding 2-amino-4-hydroxy-6-hydroxymethyldihydropteridine diphosphokinase: MTILPGPVLDAHGRQLDQVRLTGLSATGFHGVLDHERAEGQVFVADVTVHVDTRRAAASDDLAHTLNYAELAAEVVQVLEGPAVRLVETLAEQIASAALDHTLVAAVEVAVHKPSAPVGVPFVDVVVAIRRDRVKLPSARFDPAAAPASSVATIGAPEPVAPVAPVAAPLPVAAPVPAAPTGTAPLPAVDAPAPVPAPPVEVPVLEPSDDGPATGILDAIHLPEPDLMDRVPPGPVQAVLALGSNMGDPREILARAVEDLASAPGLEVVKVAPLARTAAVGGVEQPDFLNTVVLVRTTLAPRALLRVAHAVEQEHHRTREVRWGPRTLDVDLVTYEGVVGVTDDLELPHPRAHERAFVLAPWAEIEPDAVLPGLGGGPVATLAATAPDREGVRWLRLDWTSGEGGARP; encoded by the coding sequence GTGACGATCTTGCCCGGGCCGGTGCTCGACGCCCACGGCCGCCAGCTCGACCAGGTGCGCCTCACGGGCCTGTCCGCGACGGGGTTCCACGGCGTGCTCGACCACGAGCGGGCCGAGGGCCAGGTGTTCGTCGCGGACGTCACGGTCCACGTCGACACGCGCCGTGCGGCGGCGTCCGACGACCTGGCGCACACGCTCAACTACGCCGAGCTCGCCGCCGAGGTCGTGCAGGTCCTCGAGGGGCCCGCTGTGCGGCTCGTCGAGACGCTCGCGGAGCAGATCGCGTCGGCCGCGCTCGACCACACGCTCGTCGCGGCCGTCGAAGTCGCGGTCCACAAGCCGTCGGCGCCCGTCGGCGTGCCGTTCGTCGACGTCGTCGTCGCGATCCGTCGTGACCGCGTCAAGCTGCCGTCGGCACGCTTCGACCCTGCTGCGGCGCCGGCCTCGTCGGTTGCGACGATCGGCGCGCCCGAGCCCGTCGCGCCCGTCGCGCCCGTGGCGGCGCCGCTGCCCGTGGCGGCGCCGGTGCCCGCGGCCCCGACGGGAACCGCGCCGCTGCCCGCCGTCGACGCCCCCGCGCCCGTGCCTGCGCCGCCCGTCGAGGTCCCGGTCCTCGAGCCGTCCGACGACGGCCCCGCGACCGGCATCCTCGACGCGATCCACCTGCCCGAGCCCGACCTCATGGACCGAGTCCCCCCGGGCCCCGTGCAGGCCGTCCTCGCGCTCGGCTCGAACATGGGCGACCCCCGCGAGATCCTCGCGCGCGCCGTCGAGGACCTTGCGAGCGCGCCCGGCCTCGAGGTCGTCAAGGTGGCGCCGCTCGCGCGCACCGCGGCCGTCGGCGGCGTCGAGCAGCCCGACTTCCTCAACACCGTCGTCCTCGTCCGCACGACGCTCGCGCCGCGCGCGCTCCTGCGCGTCGCCCACGCCGTCGAGCAGGAGCACCACCGCACGCGCGAGGTCCGCTGGGGACCGCGCACGCTCGACGTCGACCTCGTGACGTACGAGGGCGTCGTCGGCGTGACCGACGACCTCGAGCTGCCCCACCCCCGTGCGCACGAGCGCGCGTTCGTCCTCGCCCCGTGGGCCGAGATCGAGCCGGACGCTGTCCTGCCCGGGCTCGGCGGCGGACCCGTCGCGACGCTCGCCGCGACCGCGCCGGACCGCGAGGGTGTGCGCTGGCTGCGCCTCGACTGGACGTCGGGCGAAGGAGGCGCGCGTCCGTGA
- the panC gene encoding pantoate--beta-alanine ligase — protein sequence MTSPTVARTRAELDAALWSPEELAGIDLEAFEETGEVPRRAVVMTMGALHDGHLALVRAAREAVGPEGQVVVTDFVNPLQFGPGEDYERYPRDLDSDLATLARGGARVDVVFAPSAQEMYPTGPIVRVTSGPIGTVLEGAVRPGHFDGVLTVVLKLLNLVAPDVAVFGEKDAQQLLAIRRMALDLELPVEILGVPIVRQADGLALSSRNAYLSDDERTRALALSGALHAGAEAGGNGADAVRAAANAVLEAAGVDPDYLVLVDPTTVEDVPAAYAGGALLLVAARVGTTRLIDNTAVDVVPPSAGVAQA from the coding sequence ATGACCAGCCCGACCGTCGCCCGCACCCGCGCAGAGCTCGACGCGGCCCTGTGGTCGCCCGAGGAGCTCGCGGGGATCGACCTCGAGGCCTTCGAGGAGACCGGCGAGGTCCCGCGCCGCGCCGTCGTCATGACGATGGGCGCTCTGCACGACGGGCACCTCGCGCTCGTACGCGCCGCGCGCGAGGCCGTCGGTCCCGAGGGCCAGGTCGTCGTCACCGACTTCGTCAACCCGCTGCAGTTCGGGCCCGGCGAGGACTACGAGCGCTACCCGCGCGACCTCGACTCCGACCTCGCGACGCTCGCGCGCGGCGGCGCGCGCGTCGACGTCGTCTTCGCGCCGTCCGCCCAGGAGATGTACCCGACGGGGCCGATCGTCCGCGTGACGTCCGGCCCGATCGGCACCGTCCTCGAGGGCGCGGTCCGACCCGGGCACTTCGACGGTGTCCTCACGGTCGTCCTCAAGCTCCTCAACCTTGTCGCCCCGGACGTCGCGGTTTTCGGGGAGAAGGACGCACAGCAGCTCCTCGCGATCCGGCGCATGGCGCTCGACCTCGAGCTGCCCGTCGAGATCCTCGGTGTGCCGATCGTCCGGCAGGCCGACGGCCTCGCGCTGTCGTCGCGCAACGCGTACCTGAGCGACGACGAGCGCACCCGCGCGCTCGCGCTGTCCGGCGCGCTGCACGCCGGTGCCGAGGCCGGCGGGAACGGTGCGGACGCCGTCCGCGCGGCCGCGAACGCCGTGCTCGAGGCCGCCGGGGTGGACCCCGACTACCTCGTGCTCGTCGACCCGACTACCGTGGAGGACGTGCCCGCGGCGTACGCGGGCGGCGCGCTGCTGCTCGTCGCGGCGCGCGTCGGTACGACCCGACTCATCGACAACACGGCCGTCGACGTCGTCCCGCCGAGCGCGGGCGTCGCCCAGGCCTGA
- a CDS encoding DUF3180 domain-containing protein translates to MTSGLRVRWLLALAVVAAGVGWGVLTLVERGGVVGRIAWPVPVTLVLLAGLVVRAGWAVRQYTKGRRPSLTGLRAARTLVLAQSAALTGAALGGWYVAHVLLVVGDLDVAALRSKALSAGLAALAAAALAVAGVVVETWCKVRGGEDDDSSGHGASATPA, encoded by the coding sequence GTGACGTCGGGTCTGCGTGTCCGCTGGCTCCTCGCCCTCGCCGTCGTGGCGGCGGGTGTCGGCTGGGGCGTCCTCACGCTCGTCGAGCGTGGCGGCGTCGTCGGACGGATCGCGTGGCCCGTGCCTGTGACGCTCGTGCTGCTCGCTGGCCTCGTCGTGCGGGCGGGCTGGGCGGTGCGGCAGTACACCAAGGGTCGTCGGCCCTCGCTCACTGGGCTGCGGGCCGCGCGCACGCTCGTCCTCGCGCAGTCGGCGGCGCTCACGGGTGCCGCGCTCGGCGGCTGGTACGTCGCGCACGTCCTGCTCGTCGTCGGTGACCTCGACGTCGCGGCGCTACGGTCGAAGGCCCTCTCGGCCGGGCTCGCGGCGCTCGCCGCTGCCGCGCTCGCCGTCGCGGGCGTCGTCGTCGAGACGTGGTGCAAGGTGCGCGGCGGCGAGGACGACGACTCCTCCGGGCACGGGGCATCCGCGACCCCTGCCTGA
- a CDS encoding PH domain-containing protein — MSTRTSAAPELEPETGLVWRRMHPVTPVVRGWTVIVVLLFIVLQNSAESLQGLGDTVDLARGVGLLWILGGLAVVLAVVSLYCWVAWRFTRYAIGTDAVHLRKGILFRQQKQARLDRLQAVDIVQPLLARAFSLAELRLEVAGGAGSGVAIGFLRRAEADALRAELLARAAGVDVAEGEAAPVAPERVLYEVPFATTAGSVVRSFVTPVLVLLVAGVVIAVAVTSSAAPIFTLLPALLGFGGYVFQRLVSEANFVGAVSPDGIRSRSGLLETRSQTIPPGRVQAIRMRQPLLWRRKDWWRVDVTVAGYTIGGETKEVSTLLLPVGPRETAFDALWLVLPDLGVADPLALLAAGLDGSGADGGFTTSPRAARWLDPLTWRRNGYAVAGRCLVIRRGRLTRSLTLVPHERTQSLALQQGPWQRRLGLASVALHVTLGPVQAQVHHLGAADAARLLDEQDDRARSARRAEGPEQWMRRVAPELAEQVEATDDASGVPVQAPPVPVPPVPVPPVLGAEAPAAAPTQPAPEHPTHDDTRRLDGEPSA; from the coding sequence GTGAGCACCCGGACGTCCGCCGCCCCCGAGCTCGAGCCCGAGACCGGGCTCGTCTGGCGGCGCATGCACCCCGTGACACCCGTCGTACGCGGCTGGACCGTCATCGTGGTCCTCCTCTTCATCGTCCTGCAGAACTCCGCCGAGAGCCTCCAGGGCCTCGGTGACACCGTCGACCTCGCCCGCGGCGTCGGGCTGCTGTGGATCCTCGGCGGGCTCGCCGTCGTCCTCGCCGTCGTCTCCCTGTACTGCTGGGTCGCCTGGCGCTTCACGCGGTACGCGATCGGCACGGACGCCGTCCACCTGCGCAAGGGCATCCTCTTCCGGCAGCAGAAGCAGGCGCGGCTCGACCGTCTCCAGGCCGTCGACATCGTGCAGCCGCTGCTTGCGCGCGCCTTCTCCCTCGCCGAGCTCAGGCTCGAGGTCGCGGGCGGCGCGGGCTCGGGCGTCGCGATCGGTTTCCTGCGCCGTGCCGAGGCCGACGCGCTGCGGGCCGAGCTTCTCGCGCGGGCTGCAGGCGTCGATGTCGCCGAGGGCGAGGCCGCGCCCGTCGCGCCCGAGCGCGTCCTCTACGAGGTGCCGTTCGCGACGACGGCCGGCTCGGTCGTGCGCTCGTTCGTCACGCCCGTGCTCGTCCTGCTCGTCGCGGGTGTCGTCATCGCGGTCGCCGTGACCTCCAGCGCGGCGCCGATCTTCACGCTCCTGCCGGCGCTGCTCGGCTTCGGCGGGTACGTGTTCCAGCGGCTCGTCTCCGAGGCGAACTTCGTCGGCGCGGTCTCGCCCGACGGCATCCGGTCGCGCTCGGGACTCCTCGAGACCCGCTCGCAGACCATCCCGCCGGGCCGTGTCCAGGCGATCCGCATGCGCCAGCCGCTGCTGTGGCGCCGCAAGGACTGGTGGCGCGTCGACGTCACCGTCGCGGGCTACACGATCGGTGGGGAGACCAAGGAGGTCTCGACGCTCCTGCTGCCCGTCGGTCCGCGCGAGACCGCGTTCGACGCGCTGTGGCTCGTCCTGCCGGACCTCGGCGTCGCCGACCCGCTCGCACTGCTCGCGGCGGGCCTCGACGGCTCGGGTGCCGACGGAGGGTTCACGACGAGCCCGCGCGCGGCCCGCTGGCTCGACCCGCTCACGTGGCGTCGCAACGGCTATGCGGTCGCGGGGCGCTGCCTCGTCATCCGGCGGGGGCGCCTCACGCGCAGCCTCACGCTCGTCCCGCACGAGCGCACGCAGTCGCTCGCCCTCCAGCAGGGGCCGTGGCAGCGACGCCTCGGGCTCGCGAGCGTCGCGCTCCACGTGACGCTCGGCCCGGTCCAGGCGCAGGTTCACCACCTCGGCGCTGCCGACGCTGCGCGGCTGCTCGACGAGCAGGACGACCGCGCGCGTTCGGCCCGCCGCGCGGAGGGCCCGGAGCAGTGGATGCGCCGGGTCGCGCCCGAGCTCGCGGAGCAGGTCGAGGCCACGGACGACGCGTCCGGCGTGCCCGTTCAGGCGCCGCCCGTCCCGGTCCCGCCCGTCCCGGTCCCGCCCGTGCTCGGCGCGGAGGCTCCGGCCGCCGCCCCGACGCAGCCCGCTCCCGAGCACCCGACGCACGACGACACCCGTCGCCTCGACGGCGAGCCGAGCGCATGA